GAATTTTATTTATTTCATTGATATCAGGTGTTGCCTGTTCGGGGGAAAAAGAACAGGAAAAAACTGAGGAAGAACAGGTGCAGATCGAATATACTGATGCCCCGGATATCAATATTGCAGCAATTGATTTTGATCAGATTCCTTTCAAAACACTTTCGGAATACGGGTTTTTCAAAGGTCAGTTAAGGGCTTTGAACCCCAATGGGGAACTGGTCAAGTATGAACCTTCATCTTCACTCTTTACAGATTATGCATTTAAATCCAGGTTTATCTGGATGCCTGAAGGTACTTCAGCTTCCATCAAACAGGATATAGGAGGCTCTTTTGAATTGCCTGATCAGACTATTATCATCAAGAATTTCTATTACCCCTTGGATTTTAGAAATCCTGAAGGGGAGAAAAGAATCATTGAAACAAGGCTGATGGTCAAGCGTCAGGGAATATGGGAAGCATTTCCTTATATCTGGAATGACGATCAGACTGAGGCAGCGTACAAGGTAGTGGGAGCGGAAAAAGAAGTGAAATGGAAAGACCTGAATGGAAACGAACAGGTCATCAACTACATCGTGCCCAATAAAAACCAATGCAAAAGCTGCCACAACGAAAACGAAGTAATGGTTCCCATCGGTGTCAAGGCCAAATACCTCAACCATCCCATTCTTTACGGAGAGGAAAGTAAAAACCAATTGATCAAATGGTCAGAAACAGGATTTCTTGAAAACATTCAGGATATAAATCATTATACTGCCATGGTAGATTATAACGATGCTTCCCAACCATTGGAATTGCGTGCCAAAGCCTATCTGGACATCAACTGTGCCCATTGCCATAGGGCTGAAGGACCTGCGAGTACTTCCGGACTTTTTTTGGATTATGAGGAAACTGACCCGTTGAAACTCGGGGTATTCAAAACCCCTGTTGCAGCCGGATTTGGAGCCGGTTCCTTCAAATACGCCATTTATCCCGGTAAAGCAGATGAATCCATCATGACTTTCCGGATGTCCACCAACAAAGTCGGAGCCGCAATGCCTGAGATCGGCAGGGTGAGTGTACATGAAGAAGGAGTTGAGCTGATCAGGGAGTGGATTAATGGGATGAAATAAAATGGAATGCAGATCAAGCTGATTTACTGATTCATGCAGATAAATAATCAGTAAAATCAGCTTGATCTGCGTTATCAGCGTTCCATTGTTGGTTTTAAAAAGAAAGTATATAAAAATCGAAAACTTTTCAGAAATACAAATCCTACAATTTTTTTAAATAACATATTTGTTATTATTTTTACTTTTCATCAATCAAATTATTATGAAGGTAACCAAGAAGCGTCGTGAACTTGAAAAAGACCTTCTTTTTTATCTGAGATATTATAAAAAAATCGCACCTGATTCCAGAAAAACCTTCAATAAGATTATTGAGGATTTGGTGGAATTATTGAAAGAAACTTAATATTAAAAATTGCTTACAACATGAAGTCCATAGAAGAAAAAATAAATGACCTCAAAATACGATTTCGAACAGCCTCCAAGGAGGAACTTGGAAAAATCGATATTGAAATGGAGCACTTGGCTGTAGAAAATCCTGAGGCATTTTCTAAGGCTATGTTGGAGGCAGCTCGGCAAACCGTCATAAATACTGAGGAACTTCGTATAAAAGAAAAATTGGATAAAATACTTCCGATTGTGTCTGTCTCTTATTTAGCTAAAACCTATTTTGGAAAAACACCACAGTGGTTTTACCAAAGACTTAACGGCAATATAGTTAACGGGAAAGAGGCTAGATTTACTGATCAAGAAATTAAGGTAATTTCAAAAGCTTTGAATGATATAGGGGACAAACTTATAAAATCCTCTCAACTCATTGCATGATGGAATAAGCACTTGAGTAAATAATCGAATTAAATTTAACTTATCTTTTCGAAATCCAATTTAAATCAATTCAAAAAAGAAAAAGACTGAATTATGATTCAGTCTTTTTCTTTTTAATCCTTATACACCCCGCTCGGCCATTTGTCGTTTCCGGCATTGGTATCGGTAATGACTTTGTCCGGATCAATTTCCACTGCTACCACTTTTTTATCCACTTTGAGCAGATGGTTCCATTGGTTGCCTTTGAACCAAATCTCAACAGGTAGCATCCTTCTTTCTTTTTCCCCATCATCATAGGTGATTTCCAATAATACCGGCATGGGCAGTTCCCCAAGATTGGAAAGTGACACTATATAATTGGCACCGTAAGGAAAAACACCATTGATCGCCATGTCAATATTGGCATTGCTGTAAAACCAGCCTTTCCAGAACCAATCCAGATTTTCACCGGATACATTTTCCATATGATTGAAAAAATCTGTTGGTTGGGGATGCTTATATGCCCACGCTTTAATATAAGATCTAAACGCTTTGTCAAACCTTTCATGACCCAATATATATTCCCTAAGCATTATCAGCCCTAAGGCAGGTTTCATATAAGCTACCATTCCAAGATTATTGGTTTGGGTACGGTCAGCATGGGTGGCGATCGGTTCCCGGTCCTTATTGGTAAGCCAACCAAGATACCTTCTGGTCTGTATCAGGTCATTGGTATACTCACCATCGTTGAAAGCTAGATAACTGTAATAGTTGATAAAAGTATTGAAACCTTCATCCATCCAAGCATGTCTTCTTTCATTGCTTCCAACAATCATTGGAAACCAGTTATGTCCGAATTCATGGTCTGTCACTCCCCACAAACTTTCCCCCTTTGATTTCCAGCTGCAGAAATTGACTCCCGGATATTCCATACCGTTGATGTCTGCCGCAACATTCACCGCTACAGGATACGGATATTCGTACCACATTTCAGAATAATGTTCCACAGAGGCTTTGCTGTATTCAGTGGATCGGCCCCAAGCATCTTCCCCATCACTTTCCTGAGGGTAGACAGATTGGGCCATGGCCTTTTTTCCACTGGGAAGATTGATTCTTGCCGCATCCCAGATAAATGCTTTTGATGAAGCAAAAGCGATATCTCTGGAATTTTGGATTTTGAAATGCCAGGTTTGGGTACCACTTTGTTTGACTCTATGATTGGCATAGTCAGTCACTTCTTCAGGACTGATAATGTACACCCGCTCATCACTTTCAGCAGCTATTTTCATCCTGTTTTGCTGCTCTTTTGTGAGCACTTGTCCCGGATTCAACAATTCCCCTGAACCTACTACAATATGGTCAAAAGGTACAGTTACTTTATACTCAAAATCGCCATAACCTAAATAAAATTCTCCTGCACCAAGATAGGGATCTGTATTCCATCCGGTCACATCATCAAAAACCACCAACCGGGGATACCATTGCGCCATAGCATAAATAGTCCCATCCTTTACTTTAAGCCGTCCCATTCTGTCCATACCTTTTTCAGGAATCTTGAATTCAAAATCCATAGAAATGACTGCTTGTCCTCCATTGGCAGGGAGCGGTTCATTAAAAGTAACCTGCATTCTGGTATCACTGATCAAATAATCGTTGGAAATGGGTTTGTTTTTGCCGGAAATCTGTGCTTTTAAATTTTCAATTTTATAACCCCCGTCTAAGTCCCCGCTGTACCTGTTTCCCTGTATCGGTGTAGTCAGCGAACCCCTGGATTCTTCCGTAAATCTGTTCTGCTCCAAATAAAGCCAAACAAAATCCAGATTCTCGGGACTGTTATTTTTGTAAGTAATACTGACTTTACCTTTGATGATATGTGTAGAATCATTCAGCGTCACGTCAATGACATAATCTGCTCTATTTTGCCAGTAAGAAGGTCCTGGTTTTCCGGAAGCAGTCCTGTAAGCTGAACCTTGCCTATAACCGAATTCCGTAAATGCAGCATCTCTATTATCCTTCACCTGCTGGGCATAGGACTCAAAACCAAAAAATACAACAAGTACAATGGTGGAAATTTTATAAAATGTATTTCTCATGGATGATTTGCTTTTTGATAATTTAAGGCGCTAAAATACAGAATGGTACTTAAAGAAAAAATTCATTACAATCTCCAATGGCTTTTTATACAAACTAATATCAGGTTTCCGGGATTTGCATTTAGATTTTAATCATCTGTAATTTGCGCAGTTAAAAACCACAACTATTTATGAAAATCTGCTTTACAATAATTTTTATTTTCCTTTCGCTGAACTTGGTTTGCGCTTTTCAGGATAGCACAACAGTGGAATTAGGGGAAATCATGATTATGGAAAACAGAATTGGAATACCCTTCAACAAGATTTCAAGAAATATCACTGTCATACAAAGAAGGGATATTGAAACCGTACCAGCCAGAAGTATTCAGGAATTACTGGCATTTACCCCAGGGGTTGATGTAAGGCAAAGGGGTGTCAGTGGCGTACAGGCCAATATAGGAATCAGGGGAGGAAGCTTTGAGCAGACATTGATGCTGATCAATGGGATCAAACTCACAGATCCACAGACTGGTCACCATATGATGAATATCCCTGTTCCTTTACAGGGAATCCAACGGATAGAGGTACTCAAAGGGCCCGGCTCGCGGATTTTTGGACAGAATGCTTTTGCAGGTGCCATCAATATAATCACTACGCTTCCCGATACTAAAAGTCTTCAAATACAGGGATTC
This window of the Aquiflexum balticum DSM 16537 genome carries:
- a CDS encoding DUF5053 domain-containing protein produces the protein MKSIEEKINDLKIRFRTASKEELGKIDIEMEHLAVENPEAFSKAMLEAARQTVINTEELRIKEKLDKILPIVSVSYLAKTYFGKTPQWFYQRLNGNIVNGKEARFTDQEIKVISKALNDIGDKLIKSSQLIA
- a CDS encoding SO2930 family diheme c-type cytochrome, translated to MKFSQRYFIIRILFISLISGVACSGEKEQEKTEEEQVQIEYTDAPDINIAAIDFDQIPFKTLSEYGFFKGQLRALNPNGELVKYEPSSSLFTDYAFKSRFIWMPEGTSASIKQDIGGSFELPDQTIIIKNFYYPLDFRNPEGEKRIIETRLMVKRQGIWEAFPYIWNDDQTEAAYKVVGAEKEVKWKDLNGNEQVINYIVPNKNQCKSCHNENEVMVPIGVKAKYLNHPILYGEESKNQLIKWSETGFLENIQDINHYTAMVDYNDASQPLELRAKAYLDINCAHCHRAEGPASTSGLFLDYEETDPLKLGVFKTPVAAGFGAGSFKYAIYPGKADESIMTFRMSTNKVGAAMPEIGRVSVHEEGVELIREWINGMK
- a CDS encoding M1 family metallopeptidase, whose amino-acid sequence is MRNTFYKISTIVLVVFFGFESYAQQVKDNRDAAFTEFGYRQGSAYRTASGKPGPSYWQNRADYVIDVTLNDSTHIIKGKVSITYKNNSPENLDFVWLYLEQNRFTEESRGSLTTPIQGNRYSGDLDGGYKIENLKAQISGKNKPISNDYLISDTRMQVTFNEPLPANGGQAVISMDFEFKIPEKGMDRMGRLKVKDGTIYAMAQWYPRLVVFDDVTGWNTDPYLGAGEFYLGYGDFEYKVTVPFDHIVVGSGELLNPGQVLTKEQQNRMKIAAESDERVYIISPEEVTDYANHRVKQSGTQTWHFKIQNSRDIAFASSKAFIWDAARINLPSGKKAMAQSVYPQESDGEDAWGRSTEYSKASVEHYSEMWYEYPYPVAVNVAADINGMEYPGVNFCSWKSKGESLWGVTDHEFGHNWFPMIVGSNERRHAWMDEGFNTFINYYSYLAFNDGEYTNDLIQTRRYLGWLTNKDREPIATHADRTQTNNLGMVAYMKPALGLIMLREYILGHERFDKAFRSYIKAWAYKHPQPTDFFNHMENVSGENLDWFWKGWFYSNANIDMAINGVFPYGANYIVSLSNLGELPMPVLLEITYDDGEKERRMLPVEIWFKGNQWNHLLKVDKKVVAVEIDPDKVITDTNAGNDKWPSGVYKD